One Palaemon carinicauda isolate YSFRI2023 chromosome 5, ASM3689809v2, whole genome shotgun sequence DNA window includes the following coding sequences:
- the LOC137641316 gene encoding uncharacterized protein, producing MANLAEKRHDGSEGISLNQCIHPGYNKNFKISDALTMMRFDKFILGFDISKAFHRLAIDDENSSKFLFYWFKDVESRDFTPIVYRSKRVVFGMSVSPYLLQCCLYKMLILETDGDTEEIQELKKRIFQGSYVDNFLIGCADEDEVEMVHRETSTIFEQHKFPLQQYVTNYSQFQRDIDCKVGTETPQEVKILGMCWDRYNDVLKATCVKLNVEANTPRQILSSVMSIFDLNNANLPVLNRCKIFLRQLQSDYVDKWDTSLHGAQLNEWRNIASQFNNGERLEIPRYMGSRKSNFDIIVMSDASKNFIGCVIYLQERDSKLVSFVSAHNQVLNKNLKGQTMPVLELNAVEYALQRAFDLYKMLTSCIVPIAVNDIMLFSDSTIALSWLADYENLRTKLQKRSVYVNNRIANIVDLCKSTHSVKLAHVGSNENAADFTTRLVSFSKLRNSCYLTGPKMLREDLNLLEWLVIPNPGMINDVDIPKLVVNKASVEDMSVGTVVDLTKCSSLDKAIKVLMKVKLFINKLRLRINSKSQQSIALLDASYKKCSNDLLKLDQQNCFPDLQEIFTSKRKAKKSIPELVSRMNVFCDSDGILRVKCKMG from the coding sequence ATGGCGAATCTTGCAGAAAAAAGACATGATGGCAGTGAAGGCATTAGTCTGAATCAATGTATTCACCCAGgttataacaagaattttaaaataagtgatgcattgacaatgatgaggtttgacaagtttatacttggatttgatatttcaaaagcctttcacagattggccattgatgatgagaattcctcaaaatttctcttttattggtttaaggatgtTGAATCTAGAGATTTTACACCAATTGTGTATCGCTCAAAGCGAGTAGTATTTGGGATGTCTGTTTCTCCATATCTGTTgcagtgctgtctttataaaatgctaatattggagacagatggtgatactgaagaaattcaggaattgaaaaaaagaatcttccaaggcagttatgttgataattttctgattggttgtgcagatgaagatgaagttgaaatggttcacagggaaaccagtacaatatttgagcagcataaatttccattgcagcagtatgttactaattattctcaatttcagcgTGACATTGACTGTAAAGTTGGCACAGAGACTCCACAAGAGGTTAAAATTCTTGGCATGTGCTGGGACAGATATAATGATGTACTTAAGGCCACATGTGTTAAATTAAATGTTGAAGCCAATACTCCTAGGCAAATTTTGAGTTCAGTAAtgagtatatttgatttgaataatgctaacttgcctgttttaaacagatgtaagatcttcctcaggcaattacagtctgattatgtagataaatgggatacttctcttcatggtgctcagctaaatgaatggagaaacatagcttcacaattcaataatggtgaaaggctagagataccaagatatatgggtagcagaaagtctaattttgatataattgtaatgagtgatgcgagtaaaaactttattggatgtgttatttacttgcaggagagagattcaaagttggtATCCTTCGTATCTGCCCATAATCAGGTTCTAAATAAAAATCTGAAAGGGCAAACTATGCCTGTACTCGAACTCAATGCAGTAGAGTATGcattgcaaagggcttttgatctgtataaaatgctcacttcttgtattgtgcctattgcagttaatgacataatgttgttttcagattctacgattgccttaagttggctagctgattatgagaacttgagaacaaagcttcaaaagagaagtgtatatgtaaataatagaatcgcaaatattgtcgacctctgtaagtctacacactcggtgaagttagctcacgtaggatcaaatgaaaatgctgcagatttcacgactagattagtatctttctcaaagttaagaaactcttgttacttgaccggacccaagatgttacgggaagatttaaatttactagaatggcttgtaattcctaatccaggcatgattaatgatgtggatatacctaagctggttgtaaataaggcaagtgttgaagatatgtcagttggtacagttgttgatttaactaagtgttcttcacttgacaaagcaattaaagtactaatgaaagttaagcttttcataaacaaattaagattaagaataaattctaagagccagcagtcaattgccttattagatgcaagctatAAAAAATGCAGTAATGATTTGCTAAAGCTTGATCAACAGAATTGCTTTCCAGATTTACAAGAAATTTTCACTTCAAAACGGAAAGCAAAAAAGTCTATTCCTGAGCTAGTTAGTAGAATGAATGTATTTTGTGACTCTGATGGTATTCTTAGAGTAAAATGTAAAATGGGATAG